The Candidatus Neomarinimicrobiota bacterium genome contains a region encoding:
- a CDS encoding cell division protein FtsW, with product MTSLSGYFNVRGSDYDKNLLFIIILIAGIGMVMLYSASSAIGREMGDSAIYLKGHFVRLLIGFALLALTMRIDYRFYKKIAIPLLIAAALVLTAGLIYHRLWGTSSTARWIYIGGISLQTSELMKFALITYLAYYLEKNEKRIGSFTDGLLPTIIILAIASGLVLIQPDFSTTAMIIAVSFIMLFIGNAKISHLTAVGAIGGLIMVLSVFNSSYQIQRIKSFIEGGDISGAGYQMQQSLMSLGGGGLLGLGLGESVGKNLFLPTPHTDFILAIIGEEMGFIGVLIISTMFLAFYFRSLKIARGANDKFGVYLTVGLSTSIFLYAVVNAAVVSGLLPVTGLPIPLVSYGGSNILYTLGATGILLNISSSKSTPKRKRYKRSSR from the coding sequence ATGACTTCACTGTCAGGATACTTCAACGTTCGCGGCAGCGACTACGATAAAAACCTTCTCTTTATCATCATTCTCATCGCCGGAATAGGAATGGTGATGCTTTACAGCGCCAGCTCGGCAATAGGCAGAGAAATGGGCGACAGCGCAATTTATCTCAAGGGTCATTTTGTGCGGCTTCTCATCGGCTTTGCTCTTTTGGCGTTGACAATGAGAATAGACTACCGGTTTTATAAAAAAATCGCCATTCCGCTACTCATCGCGGCGGCGCTCGTGCTGACCGCAGGATTAATATACCATCGTCTCTGGGGAACAAGCTCAACAGCCCGCTGGATTTATATCGGCGGAATCAGCCTCCAAACTTCCGAGCTGATGAAATTTGCCCTCATAACTTACCTGGCATACTACCTTGAGAAGAATGAAAAACGGATCGGATCATTTACCGACGGGCTTCTTCCGACAATAATTATTTTAGCAATCGCTTCCGGGCTTGTGCTGATTCAACCTGATTTCAGCACTACCGCGATGATAATAGCGGTTTCCTTCATAATGCTCTTCATCGGGAACGCGAAAATCAGCCATCTGACCGCCGTTGGCGCCATCGGCGGATTGATAATGGTTCTCTCTGTATTCAACTCCAGCTATCAGATTCAGCGTATTAAATCATTTATCGAAGGCGGAGATATTTCTGGAGCAGGCTACCAGATGCAGCAATCTCTAATGAGCCTTGGCGGCGGCGGTCTCTTGGGATTAGGACTTGGAGAAAGCGTCGGCAAAAACTTGTTCCTTCCCACTCCACACACGGATTTTATACTTGCCATCATCGGCGAGGAGATGGGTTTTATCGGCGTCCTGATCATTTCGACGATGTTTTTAGCGTTCTATTTTCGGTCGCTTAAAATTGCCCGGGGAGCCAATGATAAATTCGGAGTTTATCTGACTGTAGGGCTGTCAACATCAATATTCCTTTATGCAGTCGTTAACGCTGCGGTTGTTTCCGGCTTGCTTCCCGTAACAGGACTGCCGATTCCGCTGGTCAGTTACGGCGGCTCGAATATCCTGTACACGCTTGGAGCCACAGGAATACTGCTGAATATATCTTCATCGAAAAGTACTCCCAAACGGAAAAGATATAAAAGGAGTTCTCGTTAA